Below is a genomic region from Candidatus Dependentiae bacterium.
AGCAACAACGATGCTTGTTCTAAAGCTATTTTAACTTTTTGAGTAACTAGGCATGTCATTTCGTCAGCTTTTTTACAAAGATCAATACCACCGGTATCAACCAATTCAAACTTAACACCATTCCACTCTACAAAATCAGTTATCATATCACGAGTCACACCCTCAAGATCAAGCGTTAAGCTTTTCACTTTTGGTGCAATTCGATTAAACAATGACGACTTCCCTACGTTAGTTCGTCCAACAATGACAACCTTAGGCATCAAATTCATTTGAATCCTTTATAATTTCGCGCACAGTTCCCCCAAAATGCTCAAGCAATTTATGGGTTAACTTCCATTTTTTTTCATCAGTAATATCAATATTTTTTTCATTTCTACCCACACTTACACTTACAGATCGATCACCTACATTTCTGCTGCTTGCAGCAGCCCGGTCATAAGTTCTCTGTCCAGTGGCCTGTCGCCTTGATTGAGCTGAGCCAATTGCATTCGACGAAGTTACCTGCGTTGAATGCATCTGCACAACTGAACCAGACGTCTCCTTTTTTTGTTCATCCATCTTCTTTTTCTCTGAGATCTTTACAAATTCAACAACGAGAACTGTTTTGAATCCAAATATCCGATCAAGATATTCTTGATAATTTGTCCTTTGTTCAATAAATAAATCTTGAAACATAGTAAATTTTTTTAAAGTTACCAAATGTACAATCTTTTTAGCGTGATCAAATTTAATAAAATCCGTTTCAAACAACATTGATGCCAGCACAGGATCAATATGAGCATGTACAACTTTAATAAACATCTGCCATTTTACAAGACCAGAATCAGGTGATACATCTTGCTCAGGCAATCCGCCTATGTTTTCAGCTCCATGCGCTCGTAAGCTATTTTCAATTGATAATCCATCAGCCTGGTGTGACTGACCTACAGACCTCGCTACGGGCGATGATTGCTTATTTTTTTTTTTCACCATTTAAAATAAAATGGCTAGATAAATCTTTACTCATTAATCGAATTATCATTGATTCAAAAAGAAGTTGCTTCTTGCTCGTTTTTGAAAGCGCCATATCTAAGCTGCAAATCTGATCAAAATAAACCGTTAGTTGCTGCATAGAAAAATCATTAATTAATTCTTTTAGCTCTGAAGACATATCTGAAAAATATCTTGGCTCGCCGCCATACTTTAAAACAATTGCATCATACAAAAGCTCAACAAATCTTTTTACGACATAATCTGTAGAAATTGTTTGTTTTGATAAGTCATAAAAAAAAGCTAACAATTCTTTATGATCTTTTACAATCATCAAAGAAAGCAGCTTATATAATGCTCGATCATCTAAATATCCAAGAACTGAAAGCACAACTGGCTTGGTAACCTTACTATCAGCAAATCGAGCCTGCTCTAAAAGGTTAATTGCATCACGAAGTGAACCCTGTGATACTTGAGCAATCAACTCAAGCCCAAAAGAATCATAATCAATCGATTCTTTTTGACACATATTTTCTAAATGCTTAATAACTTGATCAAGCCCAACAGGATTAAAAAATAACTGAAAACAACGAGAGCGAACCGTTTCTGGCAACTTTTGCGCCTCTGTCGTTGCTAAAATAAAAACCACAAACTTTGGAGGTTCTTCTAAAATTTTTAAAAATGCATTAAATGCTGCTTTGCTCAGCATGTGAACTTCATCAATCAAATATATTTTACGATCGCCCAAAAGCGGTAAAAATGATGATGTATCAATAATGTTTCGGATGTTATCAACACCTGTGTAAGACGCTGCATCAATTTCCATAAAATCTGGATGCCGACCCTGTGTCATTGCAACACATGAATGACACTGCAAACAAGGAACAGAGTTAATTTGAGGATTATTTTGAAACTCTGAAAGCTTCTTACAGTTTATTGCAGAAGCAAATACACGAGCTGTTGACGTTTTTCCACAACCACGTTGTCCAGAAAAAAGATACACAGGAAAAAATTGATTTTTAAATAGGCTATTTTGCAAAATTCGTATAACTAAGTCTTGCCCAATAATTTCTTTAAAATTGCTCGAGCGCCATTTTCTAGCTAAATTTAATGCTACTTGGCTCATAAAATAACCTTGCTCAACTTTTAAACATCCTGCCTAAGCTATTTAACAAAAGAGAGAAGCTTTTACAAATTTAAAAATGTCCCTGCTGCTTCCTTCCGGACCTGACAGTTTAAACACCTTAAATTTTAAAAACTTCTCTCAGCTTTTTAATCAATTTTTGTACGAGCACTATGTTGCAACAGACACTTCAAATACTTTACTTAAAGTCCTTTGAGCTCTGGCCTGCCATTCATTTTTTTCAAACACGCTATAGATATACTTTAAAAATATAGCTATCTTGCGCCAACTTAGGGAAAAATGAATGGTGGAGAGAGAGGGATTCGAACCCTCGATGCTCTTTTCAGAACATACATGATTTCCAATCATGCTCTTTCGACCACTCAGACATCTCTCCTTGCAGAGATTTGCCTATGCGCTCTTTTTAGCAACAGGTTTTTTAAATGCTACTTTAGCAACCCGTTTTTTATCTGAACTTTCTTCATCGCTTTCATCAGAAGTATCGATAACGATATCTCTTAATTCAGCTCTTTTTGCTTCAAAAGATTTATTAGAATCAGCAGCATCTTTTGCAGCAGCTCTTTGAGCTTCAACCGCATCTTTTGCATTTTTGCTTACTTCTGCTTTTTTAGCGATACCTTTAAGAACAGCATCTTGTAAATAATTTAAAACGAATGCGATACCTTTTGCAGAATCATCATTTCCAGGAATTACGAATTGAACGCCACTTGGATCAGAATTTGTATCAACCAATGCCACAACAGGAACTCCTGATGCAACAGATTCTAACAATGCTGTTTGCTCTTTACGAACGTCAATTAAAACAATTGCGCCAATATTTTGAGTCAAAGCTTTAAGACCACCAACACTTCTAGCTAAACGTTCTGCTAGCTTTTGGAATCTAACAACTTCTTTTTTTGTATAAGGAGAATTTTCTTTTGAAGATTTTGCAATCACATCTTCAAAATGAAGAAGCTTAGTAACAGCTTTTTTCACTTGATGATAATTAGTAATTGTTCCACCAACCCAGCGATAATCAACGTATGGCATTTTTGTTGCTTGACCAACAGTAGCGATCATTTCTTTTGCTGGTTTTTTTGTTCCAACCCATAAAACAGTTTCACCACGGGCAACAACAGCTTCTAAAAACGTTGCAGTTTTTTGCAAAGCATATGCGGTTTTTGAAATGTCTATAAGATGAACACCGCCTCTATGCCCCCAAATGTAAGATTCCATTTTTGGACACCATCTCGATTTTTGGTGGCCGAAATGTAAACCAACATCTATCAACTGTTTAAAATCTATCATAAATACACCTTTTGAGGTCCTTTAATTTAAGTTATTATCACTAAAAAACATGTTACTAATTCATATGTACAAGAGTACCTGAAAAACAAAAAATTACAAATTTTAAGCCATTATTCCGCACCAATAGCTTCGCCTTTTTTAACAAGTGACGCATATTTTTTGCCAAGAAGCCAGGCTACGCCGACCCATAGAGCTACAACGCAAGCAAAAAAGCCTGAGAACATACCTAAATAAAGAGGCGTTCCAATCGCTGCAACTTTTTGAATTGACCCAATGACTCCAGACCCACAAGCCTTTGCAAAGCGTTGCCCGAAAGATTCGATCCAAGCTTTTGACTTAAAGCGAACATCTCTAACTGTAGGAATATACAACGCCTCTCTTAGTGGAGATGCGAATGCATAATTCATCATTCCAAGAAGCATAAACACATACAACACTGCCTGCTCGTCGTAGGCTATCATGAAGTACGCCAATAAGAAACCGGTTAAAATCGGAATCAACAGCAAGCACAGGCGCTCGCCTAAAAGCTTAATTAAAACACGAGTACCAAAGAACGAAACAACCATGCCAACACAATGCATCATGAATCTTTGCTTAAACATCGTGCCAGTAAATGCAGCCGCATCTTTTGCCCCA
It encodes:
- the dnaX gene encoding DNA polymerase III subunit gamma/tau, which translates into the protein MSQVALNLARKWRSSNFKEIIGQDLVIRILQNSLFKNQFFPVYLFSGQRGCGKTSTARVFASAINCKKLSEFQNNPQINSVPCLQCHSCVAMTQGRHPDFMEIDAASYTGVDNIRNIIDTSSFLPLLGDRKIYLIDEVHMLSKAAFNAFLKILEEPPKFVVFILATTEAQKLPETVRSRCFQLFFNPVGLDQVIKHLENMCQKESIDYDSFGLELIAQVSQGSLRDAINLLEQARFADSKVTKPVVLSVLGYLDDRALYKLLSLMIVKDHKELLAFFYDLSKQTISTDYVVKRFVELLYDAIVLKYGGEPRYFSDMSSELKELINDFSMQQLTVYFDQICSLDMALSKTSKKQLLFESMIIRLMSKDLSSHFILNGEKKK
- the rpsB gene encoding 30S ribosomal protein S2; this encodes MIDFKQLIDVGLHFGHQKSRWCPKMESYIWGHRGGVHLIDISKTAYALQKTATFLEAVVARGETVLWVGTKKPAKEMIATVGQATKMPYVDYRWVGGTITNYHQVKKAVTKLLHFEDVIAKSSKENSPYTKKEVVRFQKLAERLARSVGGLKALTQNIGAIVLIDVRKEQTALLESVASGVPVVALVDTNSDPSGVQFVIPGNDDSAKGIAFVLNYLQDAVLKGIAKKAEVSKNAKDAVEAQRAAAKDAADSNKSFEAKRAELRDIVIDTSDESDEESSDKKRVAKVAFKKPVAKKSA